The Gemmata palustris genome includes a region encoding these proteins:
- a CDS encoding excinuclease ABC subunit UvrA → MKKTGPTFTRFAAGRSPAGFVRVRGARTHNLKDVDVDVPRDALVVFTGVSGSGKSSLAFGTLYAEAQRRYLESVAPYARRLFHQLSVPEVDSIDGLPPAVALQQQRGTPTTRSSVGSVTTLSNLLRMLYSRAGDYPRGQPLLYAESFSPNTPEGACPNCHGLGRVYDATEASMVPDDALSLREKAIAAWPGAWQGQNLRDIVTALGIDIDAPWRDLPKKDRDWLLFTDEQPQVPVYPHQSLDEVKRAQKRKEPHDYLGTFTSARRYVQETFAKSESPLMKRRVAPFLVSTDCRTCRGKRLRPEALAVTFAGRDITDLSREPLERLAAIFRPFADATSPGRKKRDAEHPEQGEVTRRIAQDMSARLGVLLDLGLGYLTLERSTPTLSPGELQRLRLATQVRSNLFGVVYVLDEPSAGLHPADTEALLRALDRLKAAGNSLFVVEHDLEVIRRADWIVDVGPAAGEHGGRVLYSGPPDGLRTVEESRTRPFLFPGQAANWREPRNPKGWLRLAGGTRNNLRDLDAAFPLGVLTAVTGVSGSGKSSLVSQALVELVAGHLGQPAPPEDDGEELEHAPASPVGGRIVSGMEAVKRLVVVDQRPIGRTPRSNLATYTGLFDHVRKLFAGTKAARARKYDAGRFSFNVAKGRCETCTGEGFVMVELLFLPSVYSPCPACHGTRYNAKTLEIEYRGKNIANVLGMTVDAAWEFLANEPHAHRSLGVLRDVGLGYLRLGQAATELSGGEAQRIKLATELQRAERGTTLYVLDEPTTGLHPADVERLMFQLEGLVGAGNTVVVVEHDMRVVSGSDWVIDVGPGAGDEGGRVVATGVPRDVARATGSRTAPYLARLRG, encoded by the coding sequence ATGAAAAAGACCGGTCCCACGTTCACCCGCTTCGCCGCCGGCCGCTCTCCCGCCGGATTCGTGCGCGTCCGCGGGGCCCGCACGCACAACCTGAAGGACGTGGACGTCGATGTACCCCGCGACGCGCTGGTCGTGTTCACTGGCGTGTCCGGCTCGGGCAAGTCGTCCCTCGCCTTCGGCACCCTCTACGCTGAGGCCCAGCGACGGTACCTCGAATCGGTCGCCCCTTACGCCCGCCGGCTGTTCCACCAGTTGAGCGTCCCCGAGGTCGATTCGATCGACGGGCTGCCCCCGGCGGTGGCCCTTCAGCAGCAGCGCGGCACGCCGACCACGCGATCGTCGGTCGGCAGCGTCACCACCCTGTCGAACCTGCTCCGGATGCTGTACTCGCGGGCCGGGGACTACCCGCGCGGCCAGCCGCTCCTGTACGCCGAGTCGTTCTCCCCGAACACGCCCGAGGGTGCGTGCCCGAACTGCCACGGCCTCGGCCGGGTGTACGACGCGACCGAGGCGTCGATGGTGCCGGACGACGCGCTCTCACTGCGGGAGAAGGCGATCGCCGCCTGGCCCGGGGCGTGGCAGGGGCAGAACCTCCGGGACATCGTCACCGCGCTGGGCATCGACATCGACGCCCCGTGGCGGGACCTGCCGAAGAAGGACCGGGACTGGCTCCTGTTCACCGACGAGCAGCCGCAGGTCCCGGTCTACCCGCACCAGAGCCTGGACGAGGTGAAGCGGGCGCAGAAGCGGAAGGAGCCGCACGACTACCTGGGCACGTTCACCAGCGCTCGGCGGTACGTGCAGGAGACGTTCGCGAAGTCCGAGAGTCCGCTCATGAAGCGGCGGGTGGCCCCGTTCCTGGTGAGCACCGACTGCCGCACCTGCCGGGGCAAGCGGCTCCGCCCCGAGGCCCTGGCCGTTACGTTCGCCGGCCGGGACATCACGGACCTGTCCCGCGAGCCGCTCGAGCGGCTGGCCGCGATCTTCCGCCCGTTCGCAGACGCGACGTCGCCGGGGCGCAAGAAGCGTGACGCCGAGCACCCCGAACAGGGGGAGGTCACCCGGCGGATCGCCCAGGACATGAGTGCCCGTCTGGGCGTGCTGCTCGACCTCGGGCTGGGCTACCTGACGCTGGAGCGGAGCACCCCGACCCTGTCGCCGGGCGAGTTGCAGCGGCTGCGGCTGGCGACCCAGGTACGCTCGAACCTCTTCGGCGTGGTGTACGTCCTCGACGAACCCTCCGCGGGTCTGCACCCGGCCGACACCGAGGCGCTCTTGCGCGCCCTCGACCGACTGAAGGCGGCCGGGAACTCGCTGTTCGTAGTCGAGCACGACCTGGAAGTGATCCGCCGCGCCGACTGGATCGTGGACGTCGGACCGGCGGCGGGCGAGCACGGCGGCCGCGTACTTTACAGCGGCCCGCCAGACGGGCTCAGGACGGTCGAAGAATCCCGGACGCGACCCTTCCTGTTTCCCGGGCAAGCCGCCAACTGGCGGGAGCCCCGGAACCCGAAAGGCTGGCTCCGACTCGCAGGGGGCACGCGGAACAACCTGCGGGACCTGGACGCCGCCTTTCCGCTCGGCGTGCTCACCGCCGTGACCGGTGTGTCCGGGTCGGGGAAGTCGAGCCTGGTCAGTCAGGCGCTGGTGGAACTCGTGGCCGGGCACCTCGGGCAGCCCGCCCCGCCGGAGGACGACGGCGAGGAACTGGAGCATGCCCCCGCGTCTCCGGTCGGGGGCCGGATCGTCTCCGGGATGGAGGCGGTCAAGCGGCTGGTCGTGGTGGACCAGCGGCCGATCGGTCGCACCCCGCGCTCGAACCTGGCCACGTACACCGGGCTGTTCGACCACGTCCGCAAGCTGTTCGCGGGTACGAAGGCGGCGCGGGCCCGGAAGTACGACGCGGGGCGGTTCTCGTTCAACGTTGCCAAGGGGCGGTGCGAGACCTGCACGGGCGAAGGGTTCGTGATGGTCGAACTCCTGTTCCTACCGAGTGTTTACAGCCCGTGCCCGGCCTGCCACGGCACACGGTACAACGCGAAGACCCTCGAAATCGAGTACCGGGGCAAGAACATCGCCAACGTACTGGGGATGACGGTGGACGCGGCGTGGGAGTTCCTGGCCAACGAACCGCACGCCCACCGCTCGCTCGGCGTGCTCCGGGACGTCGGGCTCGGTTACCTGCGGCTCGGGCAGGCGGCGACGGAGTTGTCCGGTGGCGAGGCGCAGCGGATCAAGCTCGCGACCGAGTTGCAGCGGGCCGAGCGCGGGACAACGCTTTACGTCCTCGATGAACCGACAACCGGGCTGCACCCGGCGGACGTGGAGCGCTTGATGTTCCAGCTCGAAGGGCTAGTCGGCGCGGGGAACACGGTGGTCGTGGTCGAGCACGACATGCGGGTCGTTTCGGGGAGCGACTGGGTGATCGACGTCGGCCCGGGTGCGGGCGACGAGGGTGGCCGCGTGGTCGCGACGGGAGTACCGAGGGACGTGGCGCGGGCAACCGGGAGCCGGACGGCTCCGTACCTGGCGCGCTTACGTGGCTAA
- a CDS encoding DNA polymerase, which yields MKIEFGGRNFEFRPWKPVLGKVFTGAFTFDCETARISDEFPWLTPPYVLGAAFGGAEGYFVTRDHAPAFLAAHPGEQLVFHHAPFDLAVLAQLCGAGFDGYDRVDANRVWDTLLLHKLFVLGTEGHTADRPGESTLEACVTRYLQLELPKDVRGANGKDVRTSYGRWLTREPSEIEPVYLEYLARDTVATWGVFRRLRALITSLGTVARTVWGFVSGAWLERCWERYGPLTHHVQLKGAIALQAVTTNGLRIDVAARERLVPVLECERNRLRTSLRSQGCLVSGAGSNKSLQTKLQKLEGQYPGIAFPRTDGAAYATSADALSELVGAVPFVDDLLAHRAVDKLLSSFVAKLDRAEVHPSFRTLTRTGRTSSFGDLNAQNLPRDDRVRSCFVPRPGHVFLDLDYKTIELVCLAQACRSQFGLRSHMGELINAGKDLHRELAARVTGKPEHEVTDDERGKVKAVNFGKPGGMGDRALRAYARATYGVEYTEDEASELSEYWLDQFPEMRAFLADAVNVPERLAHGLDLTAVAHAEETGDARLVRHPENRAREHEPNQVLGMMCLKVLGHENPTTGAGRPYSAEDLEFFWSRLERVSGELAPKHARALRSRQPSPALQRAVASHFGRAGVFTLTGRLRAGASYTARHNTIFQGPASDGAKLALWRVWRAGYRVVNFVHDQLLVEVPAGADLAAHAERIKVEMIAGMADVVPEVKVDVDFAASERWHKKAKAVFDANGRLVPWVPAGGLESAPPGATGSHREVTAPSPSQMSVAAIGLELNR from the coding sequence GTGAAAATCGAGTTCGGAGGGCGCAACTTCGAGTTCCGACCGTGGAAGCCCGTGCTCGGGAAGGTATTCACGGGCGCGTTCACGTTCGACTGCGAAACGGCCCGCATCAGCGACGAGTTCCCCTGGCTCACGCCCCCGTACGTACTCGGCGCGGCGTTCGGCGGCGCCGAGGGGTACTTCGTCACCCGCGACCATGCTCCCGCGTTCCTGGCCGCGCACCCGGGGGAGCAACTCGTGTTCCACCACGCGCCCTTCGACCTGGCCGTCCTTGCGCAACTTTGCGGCGCCGGGTTCGACGGGTACGACCGCGTGGACGCGAACCGGGTGTGGGATACGCTCCTCTTGCACAAGCTCTTCGTACTCGGGACCGAGGGACACACGGCGGACCGCCCGGGTGAGTCCACACTCGAGGCGTGTGTGACCCGCTATCTGCAACTCGAGTTACCCAAGGACGTCCGGGGCGCGAATGGCAAGGACGTCCGGACGTCCTACGGGCGGTGGCTGACCCGCGAGCCCTCCGAGATCGAGCCCGTGTACCTCGAGTACCTCGCCCGAGACACGGTCGCTACCTGGGGCGTGTTCCGGCGCCTGCGCGCCCTGATCACCTCGCTCGGGACCGTCGCCCGTACCGTTTGGGGGTTCGTTTCGGGCGCTTGGCTGGAGCGCTGCTGGGAACGGTATGGGCCCCTGACCCACCACGTACAACTCAAGGGCGCGATTGCCCTGCAGGCCGTCACCACCAACGGGCTGCGGATCGACGTCGCGGCCCGCGAGCGCCTCGTGCCCGTACTCGAGTGCGAACGGAACCGGTTGCGCACGTCCCTCCGCTCCCAGGGGTGCCTGGTCAGCGGAGCGGGCTCGAACAAATCGCTCCAAACCAAGTTACAAAAGCTGGAGGGGCAGTACCCCGGGATCGCGTTCCCGCGCACCGACGGCGCCGCGTACGCCACGAGCGCCGACGCGCTGTCCGAGTTGGTGGGGGCGGTCCCGTTCGTAGACGACCTGTTGGCCCACCGGGCGGTGGACAAGTTGCTCTCGTCGTTTGTCGCGAAGCTCGACCGGGCCGAGGTGCACCCGTCGTTCCGGACTCTGACCCGGACCGGGCGGACGAGTTCCTTCGGCGACCTGAACGCTCAGAACTTGCCCCGGGACGACCGGGTCCGGAGCTGCTTCGTGCCGCGCCCCGGGCACGTGTTCCTCGACCTCGACTATAAGACCATCGAGCTGGTGTGTCTGGCCCAAGCGTGCCGGTCCCAGTTCGGGCTCCGGTCGCACATGGGTGAACTCATCAACGCGGGCAAAGACCTGCACCGGGAACTCGCCGCGCGGGTCACCGGGAAGCCGGAGCACGAGGTCACGGACGACGAGCGCGGCAAGGTCAAGGCGGTGAACTTCGGGAAGCCCGGTGGAATGGGGGACCGGGCCCTCCGGGCGTACGCCCGGGCAACGTATGGGGTCGAGTACACCGAGGACGAGGCGAGCGAACTGTCGGAGTACTGGCTGGACCAGTTCCCCGAGATGCGCGCGTTCCTGGCCGACGCGGTAAACGTCCCCGAGCGGTTGGCGCACGGGCTCGACCTGACCGCGGTGGCGCACGCCGAAGAAACCGGGGACGCACGGTTGGTCCGACACCCCGAGAACCGCGCCCGGGAGCACGAACCGAACCAGGTCCTCGGGATGATGTGCCTGAAGGTACTCGGACACGAGAATCCCACAACGGGAGCCGGTCGGCCCTATTCGGCCGAGGACCTGGAATTCTTCTGGTCACGGCTCGAGCGCGTGAGCGGCGAACTCGCCCCGAAGCACGCCCGGGCACTTCGGAGCCGCCAACCCTCGCCCGCGTTACAGCGCGCGGTCGCGAGCCACTTCGGCCGGGCGGGAGTTTTTACCCTCACGGGCCGGCTCCGGGCCGGGGCGAGTTACACGGCCCGACACAACACGATCTTCCAGGGGCCGGCCAGCGACGGTGCGAAGCTGGCCCTGTGGCGCGTGTGGCGCGCCGGGTACCGGGTCGTGAACTTCGTTCACGATCAACTCCTCGTCGAGGTGCCCGCGGGCGCGGACCTCGCGGCGCACGCCGAGCGCATCAAGGTGGAGATGATCGCGGGCATGGCGGACGTCGTCCCGGAGGTCAAAGTGGACGTGGACTTCGCAGCATCGGAACGGTGGCACAAGAAGGCCAAGGCGGTCTTTGACGCGAACGGCCGGCTCGTGCCGTGGGTGCCAGCAGGTGGCCTCGAATCCGCACCGCCCGGCGCGACGGGTTCGCACCGCGAGGTCACCGCACCGAGTCCGTCGCAGATGAGTGTTGCGGCGATTGGTCTCGAATTAAATAGGTAA
- a CDS encoding Gfo/Idh/MocA family protein — MATSTDPTRRTFMAASAGLTGPGLFASADEPPLAPPDKQPPNLKLPEFVGKTVGFAIVGLGQLALEEIMPAFAQCKLARPTALVSGHPDKAKRVAAAYGIDPKHIYDYQSYDRLRDDAAVGAVYIVLPNSMHAEYTIRGFKAGKHVLCEKPMAPTSTDCRAMIATAKEAKRQLMIAYRLHYEPFNRAVMKLCADKAIGAVRTILATNCQVTKAPNIRLSKALRGGPLGDVGIYCLNAARYITREEPIEVAAFADEPTDTPRFREVPRSVAFELRFPSGALAHCDCGFDAAESRWFRVNGSTGFVELDNAFAYRGQKLAVARDSGREEIKVRPVNHFAAEMDHFAECILQSKAPATPGEEGLADMLAIEAIQEAAASGRMVKVKR; from the coding sequence ATGGCCACTTCCACCGATCCCACGCGCCGCACGTTTATGGCCGCTTCCGCCGGACTCACGGGACCGGGTCTCTTTGCGAGCGCTGATGAACCGCCCCTGGCGCCGCCGGACAAGCAACCGCCCAACTTAAAGCTGCCCGAGTTCGTCGGGAAAACGGTCGGGTTCGCGATCGTGGGGCTGGGCCAGTTGGCCCTGGAAGAAATCATGCCCGCGTTCGCGCAGTGTAAACTCGCGCGCCCCACCGCACTCGTCAGTGGGCACCCGGATAAGGCCAAGCGTGTTGCCGCGGCCTACGGCATCGACCCGAAGCACATCTACGATTACCAGAGCTACGACCGTCTCCGGGACGATGCGGCCGTCGGCGCCGTTTACATCGTCCTGCCGAACAGCATGCACGCCGAATACACGATCCGCGGGTTCAAGGCGGGCAAGCACGTGCTGTGCGAGAAGCCGATGGCCCCGACCTCGACCGATTGCAGGGCGATGATCGCCACGGCGAAAGAGGCGAAGCGACAACTGATGATCGCGTATCGGCTCCACTACGAGCCGTTCAACCGCGCCGTTATGAAGCTGTGCGCCGACAAAGCCATCGGTGCCGTGCGGACGATCCTCGCGACCAACTGCCAGGTCACAAAGGCCCCGAACATCCGACTCAGCAAGGCGCTCCGGGGCGGGCCGCTCGGGGACGTTGGCATCTACTGCTTGAATGCGGCCCGGTACATCACCCGCGAGGAACCGATCGAAGTGGCCGCGTTTGCGGACGAGCCGACGGACACTCCACGCTTCCGTGAGGTACCCCGGAGCGTCGCGTTCGAGCTGCGATTCCCATCCGGCGCGCTGGCCCACTGCGACTGCGGGTTCGACGCGGCCGAGAGCCGGTGGTTCCGGGTCAACGGGAGCACGGGGTTCGTCGAACTGGACAACGCGTTCGCCTACCGCGGACAGAAACTCGCCGTCGCGCGCGATTCGGGCCGGGAAGAAATCAAAGTGCGGCCAGTGAATCACTTCGCGGCCGAGATGGACCACTTCGCCGAGTGCATCCTCCAAAGCAAGGCGCCGGCCACGCCGGGTGAAGAAGGTCTCGCGGACATGTTAGCAATTGAGGCGATCCAGGAGGCCGCAGCGAGCGGCCGGATGGTAAAGGTAAAGCGCTAA
- a CDS encoding AAA family ATPase, with product MKPYRPAPDPHPVRAKFATARRELSAALIERDDEVDLVLAALVAGEHVLLVGPPGCAKSLLLDALLAWTGGTKFATLLTKFTTPEEVLGPVSLAGLKSDRFVRVTTGKLPEAEFCFLDEVFKASSAILNTLLRVLNERTFDPGDGAVRRVPLRLCVAASNEWPEAGPDLGALFDRFVVRKTVAPIRSRAGRARLLWGPGTVPELSGTITPAEVDAARGAAAALPWSGAAKEALEAVLGDLVRDGVRPGDRRQFRTVGVVRAFAFLCGAERVEPEHLEVARHCLWDDPHEHPERVTRVIAKVANPPGLRVAQLLLEAEGVLGATDARDLAAAATGAAKLGEIERQLGALPGTGRVEAARAYLRDQLRQLKLASIGAV from the coding sequence ATGAAACCGTACCGCCCCGCCCCGGATCCGCACCCGGTCCGCGCGAAGTTCGCGACCGCGCGGCGCGAGCTCTCCGCGGCCCTGATTGAGCGCGACGACGAAGTGGACCTGGTGCTCGCGGCCCTCGTAGCCGGCGAGCACGTGCTCCTGGTCGGCCCGCCCGGGTGCGCCAAGTCCCTGCTCCTCGATGCCCTCCTGGCCTGGACCGGGGGCACCAAGTTCGCAACGCTCCTCACCAAGTTCACCACGCCCGAGGAGGTGCTGGGCCCGGTGAGCCTGGCCGGGCTCAAGAGCGACCGGTTCGTCCGGGTCACCACGGGCAAGCTGCCCGAGGCCGAGTTCTGCTTCCTGGACGAGGTGTTCAAGGCGAGCAGCGCGATCCTCAACACCCTGCTCCGGGTCCTCAACGAGCGCACCTTCGACCCGGGCGACGGGGCCGTCCGGCGCGTGCCCCTGCGCCTGTGCGTCGCGGCCTCGAACGAGTGGCCCGAGGCCGGGCCCGACCTGGGGGCCCTGTTCGACCGGTTCGTGGTGCGTAAGACCGTGGCCCCGATCCGGTCCCGGGCCGGGCGCGCGCGGCTCCTCTGGGGGCCGGGCACCGTCCCCGAACTGTCCGGCACAATCACCCCGGCCGAAGTGGACGCGGCCCGGGGCGCCGCGGCGGCCCTGCCGTGGTCCGGGGCCGCGAAGGAGGCGCTCGAGGCGGTGCTCGGGGACCTGGTGCGGGACGGGGTGCGGCCCGGGGACCGGCGCCAGTTCCGGACCGTGGGCGTGGTGCGCGCGTTCGCGTTCCTGTGCGGGGCCGAGCGCGTCGAGCCCGAGCACCTGGAGGTCGCGCGCCACTGCCTGTGGGACGACCCGCACGAGCACCCCGAGCGCGTCACCCGGGTGATCGCCAAGGTGGCCAACCCGCCCGGGCTCCGGGTCGCCCAGTTGCTCCTCGAGGCCGAGGGCGTGCTCGGGGCGACCGACGCGCGGGACCTGGCCGCGGCGGCCACGGGCGCGGCCAAGCTGGGCGAGATCGAGCGCCAGCTCGGGGCCCTGCCCGGGACCGGGCGCGTGGAGGCGGCCCGCGCGTACCTCCGGGACCAGCTCCGGCAGCTCAAACTCGCCAGCATCGGGGCCGTCTGA
- a CDS encoding DUF6941 family protein, whose amino-acid sequence MTGPEPVVLAVVLCDAVHTDHATGKRTLLGTFSRINASHFPVTHPRMAVYVCLTECHGDLPLTFRIADASDDRAIFEASNVIEVGDPLAVVELDIQLGALTFPSPASTEFRFSNGPPLMERRLLVVPIAVPDHAPEGG is encoded by the coding sequence ATGACCGGACCCGAACCAGTTGTCCTGGCGGTAGTGCTCTGTGACGCGGTGCATACGGACCACGCGACGGGCAAGAGAACTTTGCTCGGCACGTTCTCCCGAATCAACGCATCTCATTTTCCCGTGACGCACCCGCGAATGGCGGTCTATGTTTGCTTAACCGAGTGCCACGGTGATCTACCCCTGACGTTCCGCATCGCCGACGCGAGCGACGACCGGGCGATCTTCGAGGCGTCGAACGTGATCGAGGTAGGCGACCCGTTAGCGGTCGTTGAGCTGGACATCCAACTCGGGGCGCTCACGTTCCCGAGCCCGGCGAGTACCGAGTTCAGATTCTCGAACGGGCCACCGCTCATGGAACGGCGGCTGCTCGTGGTTCCCATAGCCGTTCCGGATCACGCACCAGAGGGCGGGTAG
- a CDS encoding PQQ-dependent sugar dehydrogenase: MRVHSRWAARLRCEELEARETPAVVAGFTESVLASGLVQPTAMALAPDGRIFVAEKAGALRVVQNGSVLATPFLTVGVDTASERGLIGVALDPNFAANNFIYVYYTTSGTLVNRVSRFVANGNTAAGPETILLDNIPSTNGNHNGGALVFGADGKLYVGVGDAGVSSNSQSLTNVSGKVLRINSDGTIPSDNPFFGTATGDNRAIYALGLRNPFTMAVQPGTGRLLINDVGGTQFEEVNQGAVGANYGWPTTEGDFDPAALPGFTRPVYAYAHGSGPLQGNSIAGGAFYNPTTASFPGAFVGDYYFADFVSSRIFLRDESSGAVTTFADPTAGSGVVDLDVLPDGRLLYLSLNTGRIYQIAATGPTAPAQLIAVGTGPGVASRIAALSADGTTRFTVTAYAGYSGGVRVASGDVTGDGVEDVVAGTAPGAPPHVKVFDGATGGLVRSFLAFDPAFLGGLFVASGDVNGDGRADIIVGTATGASHVKAFDGVTGAVIRSFLAYDGFTGGVTVATGDANGDGRVDIITGTATSGAHIKVFDGASGALLNSFFAFSGFGGGVSVGFASGSVVVGATAGPPHVKTFVGGAEQGSFYAFDPAFQGGVRVAGNGALILAGAGAGAGPHLKGFSVTLVESLNLFAFDPAGTGGIFVG; encoded by the coding sequence ATGAGAGTACATTCCCGGTGGGCCGCGCGGCTGCGCTGCGAGGAGCTCGAGGCACGCGAGACGCCCGCGGTCGTCGCAGGGTTTACAGAGTCGGTGCTCGCGTCGGGGCTAGTCCAACCGACTGCGATGGCGCTCGCGCCCGACGGGCGCATCTTCGTCGCCGAAAAGGCGGGCGCGCTCCGGGTGGTGCAAAACGGCTCCGTACTCGCGACCCCGTTCCTCACGGTGGGCGTGGACACGGCCAGTGAACGCGGCCTCATCGGTGTGGCTCTCGACCCCAACTTCGCTGCCAACAACTTCATCTATGTCTACTACACCACCAGTGGTACACTGGTGAACCGGGTCAGCCGGTTCGTCGCGAACGGGAACACCGCGGCGGGACCGGAAACCATTCTGCTGGACAACATCCCGTCCACGAACGGCAACCACAACGGTGGAGCGCTGGTCTTCGGCGCGGACGGCAAGCTCTACGTTGGCGTCGGCGATGCGGGGGTGAGCAGCAATTCACAGTCGCTCACCAACGTGTCGGGCAAAGTGCTCCGCATCAACTCGGACGGTACCATTCCGAGTGACAACCCGTTCTTCGGAACCGCGACCGGCGACAACCGCGCGATCTACGCCCTGGGGTTGCGGAACCCGTTCACGATGGCCGTTCAGCCCGGCACCGGGCGGTTGCTCATCAACGACGTCGGCGGCACTCAGTTCGAGGAGGTGAACCAAGGGGCCGTGGGGGCGAACTACGGGTGGCCGACCACCGAGGGCGACTTCGACCCTGCGGCCCTCCCGGGCTTCACCCGTCCGGTGTACGCGTACGCGCACGGGAGCGGCCCGCTGCAAGGGAATTCGATCGCGGGCGGGGCGTTCTACAACCCCACCACTGCATCGTTCCCGGGTGCGTTCGTGGGCGATTACTACTTCGCGGACTTCGTGAGCAGCCGCATCTTCCTCCGGGACGAAAGTTCGGGCGCGGTTACCACGTTCGCCGACCCGACCGCCGGTTCCGGCGTGGTCGATCTGGACGTGCTGCCGGACGGCCGGTTGCTGTACCTGAGCCTGAACACCGGGCGCATCTACCAGATCGCCGCGACTGGGCCGACGGCCCCGGCGCAACTGATTGCGGTCGGGACCGGCCCGGGCGTCGCGTCCCGGATCGCTGCCCTGAGCGCGGACGGCACCACGCGATTCACCGTAACCGCCTACGCGGGGTACAGCGGCGGGGTGCGCGTCGCGAGCGGTGACGTGACCGGCGACGGGGTGGAAGACGTCGTCGCGGGGACGGCCCCGGGGGCACCGCCACACGTAAAGGTGTTCGACGGCGCGACCGGCGGGCTAGTGCGAAGCTTTCTCGCATTTGATCCGGCGTTCCTGGGCGGGCTGTTCGTCGCGAGTGGCGACGTAAACGGCGACGGCCGCGCCGACATCATCGTGGGCACCGCAACGGGCGCCTCGCACGTGAAGGCGTTCGACGGGGTGACGGGTGCTGTGATCCGCAGCTTCCTCGCCTACGACGGGTTCACGGGCGGGGTAACGGTTGCCACGGGGGATGCGAACGGCGACGGGCGCGTGGATATCATCACTGGCACCGCCACGAGCGGGGCGCACATTAAAGTTTTCGACGGCGCGAGCGGGGCGCTGTTGAACAGTTTTTTCGCGTTCAGCGGGTTCGGCGGCGGGGTGTCAGTCGGGTTCGCGAGCGGTAGCGTCGTGGTGGGCGCGACGGCCGGTCCGCCGCACGTGAAGACGTTTGTTGGCGGGGCGGAACAGGGGAGCTTCTACGCGTTCGATCCGGCGTTCCAGGGGGGCGTGCGTGTCGCCGGGAACGGGGCCCTGATCCTCGCGGGCGCGGGCGCGGGAGCAGGGCCGCATCTGAAAGGCTTCTCGGTTACGCTCGTCGAGTCGCTCAACCTGTTCGCGTTCGACCCGGCCGGTACGGGTGGCATCTTCGTGGGTTGA
- a CDS encoding helix-turn-helix domain-containing protein: MNRDDKQFLQGVGDRVRERRLALKLTQAELGKRAGLHRTFVGSVERGERNVALLSLRKLARVLRVPPAELLTEPDPGA, encoded by the coding sequence ATGAACCGGGACGACAAACAATTCCTCCAGGGCGTCGGTGATCGCGTGCGCGAGCGGCGCTTGGCCCTGAAGCTGACCCAGGCCGAACTGGGCAAGCGCGCCGGGCTGCACCGGACGTTCGTCGGTAGCGTCGAGCGCGGGGAGCGCAACGTGGCGCTGTTGAGCCTGCGCAAGCTCGCGCGGGTGCTCCGGGTGCCCCCGGCCGAACTGCTCACCGAACCCGATCCGGGCGCGTAA
- a CDS encoding RNA polymerase sigma factor produces the protein MGSATYLTSVIRHLGPSGDLSGDHYLLTRYATRRDAAAFRALVQRHGALVLGVARRHLGDRHRAEDVFQATFLVLARSAHRLGGRTGLADWLYVVALRQARKTHARTARREALERASVPHPHPDADPLVELTARELVRAIDGELARLAVPSVTRFDQGGYVGGASLRINSLIARGPGSAVGPTQDGTYGTDFGGFRAHLGRVFLASSDDPSRGRPAYLSYRADGPRIVDVFAIRPLRNGILAKREAAEEMHHGKEEHGAGGHAEGVEGKGEKH, from the coding sequence GTGGGATCTGCGACCTACTTGACGAGTGTGATCCGGCACCTCGGGCCATCCGGGGATCTTTCGGGCGACCACTACCTGCTCACCCGGTACGCGACCCGGCGCGACGCGGCCGCGTTCCGCGCCCTGGTCCAGCGCCACGGGGCACTGGTTCTCGGGGTTGCGCGCCGGCACCTGGGTGACCGGCACCGGGCCGAGGACGTGTTCCAGGCGACGTTCCTGGTCCTGGCCCGGTCCGCGCACCGGCTCGGGGGCCGTACCGGGCTGGCCGACTGGCTGTACGTGGTCGCGCTCCGGCAGGCCCGGAAGACGCACGCGCGCACCGCCCGTCGCGAGGCCCTGGAAAGGGCCTCCGTGCCGCACCCGCACCCCGACGCGGACCCGCTCGTCGAACTCACGGCGCGCGAACTCGTACGGGCGATCGACGGCGAACTCGCGCGGCTCGCGGTCCCCAGTGTGACCCGGTTCGACCAGGGCGGGTACGTCGGCGGCGCATCGCTCCGTATCAACAGCCTCATCGCGCGCGGCCCCGGCTCCGCGGTCGGCCCCACTCAAGACGGCACCTACGGGACGGACTTCGGCGGGTTCCGCGCGCACCTGGGCCGCGTGTTCCTCGCATCGTCCGACGACCCCTCGCGCGGGCGCCCGGCGTACCTCTCGTACCGGGCCGACGGACCGCGGATCGTGGACGTGTTTGCGATCCGTCCGCTGCGTAACGGCATTTTGGCGAAGCGTGAAGCCGCCGAAGAAATGCACCACGGAAAAGAAGAACACGGGGCCGGTGGGCACGCAGAAGGGGTAGAGGGAAAGGGCGAGAAACATTGA